The following proteins are co-located in the Leptospira weilii genome:
- a CDS encoding host attachment protein, with translation MKNKWVVVANRSEAKIFEYKGSRKGLELLESIENPKGRMKNRELILNSSGRGKCAKAQRVAFDTESVQEPKRRVAESFASQISDVITQGRKSNRFLSLVLISEPRFLGMLLDKMDRKSQSMIFHKMGKDIIATNNREILSHLREVLV, from the coding sequence ATGAAGAACAAATGGGTAGTGGTTGCAAATCGATCTGAGGCGAAAATTTTTGAGTACAAAGGCTCTCGAAAAGGACTAGAACTTCTAGAAAGTATCGAAAACCCGAAAGGAAGAATGAAAAATCGAGAATTGATTCTCAATTCTTCCGGTCGTGGAAAATGCGCAAAAGCACAGAGAGTCGCTTTTGACACGGAGTCCGTTCAAGAACCGAAACGAAGAGTTGCGGAATCCTTTGCTAGCCAGATTTCGGACGTGATCACTCAAGGACGAAAATCCAATCGCTTCCTCAGTCTCGTTCTTATTTCAGAACCGAGGTTTCTCGGAATGCTCTTAGACAAGATGGATCGAAAATCTCAGTCGATGATTTTTCATAAGATGGGAAAAGATATTATTGCAACGAACAATCGAGAAATCCTCTCTCATCTTCGAGAAGTTCTCGTATAG
- a CDS encoding alpha/beta hydrolase, translated as MKKNKMMKLFKWTLGFLGVFALFLIVTFYAEIPKYEYKVVPLHPDFDSYYHEKLQISRTKKARPDNEEKLVRHSPGKTELAVLYIHGFGASRAEGEEVTDQLAKDLKANLYYVRLPGHGTNLEDHRDTTFAEIIQDSETAFLEFEKLGKKTILIGTSMGGLISTYLAAKYPEKVHALILVSPFYDFTSPLGGIYQFSWGKDFAHLVMGKIRKSTQEQKQDPASAFWYRDQYLAAVQNLSDLREYILGTDPFSKITSPVLLFYYYKNEQEQDKSASVSSMLNAFEKLNQNGKASPFNKAVKVETGNHVLFSKYMKSDKDLILKETEKFIQKVFLFKK; from the coding sequence ATGAAGAAAAATAAAATGATGAAACTATTTAAGTGGACTTTAGGTTTTTTAGGGGTGTTTGCACTGTTTCTTATCGTCACTTTTTATGCAGAAATTCCTAAATACGAATACAAAGTGGTTCCGCTACATCCCGACTTTGACAGTTATTATCACGAAAAGCTTCAAATCAGTCGGACTAAAAAAGCAAGACCGGATAATGAGGAAAAATTGGTACGGCATTCCCCGGGCAAAACCGAACTCGCCGTTCTGTACATCCACGGCTTTGGAGCGTCTCGCGCGGAAGGGGAAGAAGTTACGGATCAACTAGCAAAAGACCTCAAGGCGAATCTTTATTACGTCCGCCTTCCCGGACACGGAACCAATCTGGAAGACCATAGAGACACTACTTTTGCAGAAATTATACAAGATTCCGAAACGGCATTTTTAGAATTTGAAAAACTCGGTAAAAAAACAATTCTAATCGGAACAAGTATGGGCGGATTGATCTCCACGTATTTAGCGGCCAAATATCCGGAAAAAGTACACGCCTTGATTCTTGTTTCTCCTTTTTACGATTTTACAAGCCCTTTGGGCGGTATCTACCAATTTTCCTGGGGAAAAGATTTCGCTCACTTAGTGATGGGAAAAATTCGCAAATCAACGCAAGAACAAAAGCAAGATCCCGCCAGCGCATTCTGGTATAGAGATCAATATCTCGCAGCGGTTCAGAACTTATCCGATTTGAGAGAATACATCTTAGGAACGGATCCGTTTTCCAAAATTACTTCTCCCGTTCTTTTGTTTTATTATTACAAAAACGAACAGGAACAGGACAAATCCGCCTCCGTTTCGTCGATGTTAAACGCATTCGAAAAATTGAATCAGAACGGAAAAGCAAGTCCTTTTAACAAAGCCGTAAAAGTAGAAACAGGAAATCACGTCTTGTTTTCCAAATATATGAAAAGCGACAAAGACCTGATCCTAAAAGAAACGGAAAAATTTATCCAAAAAGTGTTTTTATTCAAAAAATAA
- the thiM gene encoding hydroxyethylthiazole kinase, whose protein sequence is MSKHPTLERVWPAKEIVEDLLELRKHSPLTHVMTNIVVANWTANVLLAVGASPAMVIAEEEAGEFAKIANGLLINVGTITSNDAKAMKIAATVAHQTNIPWVVDPVAAGALGFRTEVTKELLGLKPTVIRGNASEILTLAGIAGKGKGVDSTVSSKDALPYAQELSEKTGAVVAVSGEVDYVTNGKETVSIRGGDPIMTKITGVGCSLGALIASFLGVQKDPLRASASASAVFAIAGSRSAKESNGPGSFAVNFLDQLSRLSIE, encoded by the coding sequence ATGTCAAAACATCCAACCTTAGAAAGAGTCTGGCCCGCAAAAGAAATTGTAGAAGACCTTTTAGAGCTAAGAAAACATTCCCCTCTAACACATGTTATGACGAACATCGTAGTCGCCAATTGGACTGCGAACGTACTACTCGCGGTCGGCGCATCTCCCGCAATGGTGATCGCCGAAGAGGAAGCGGGAGAATTCGCGAAGATTGCAAACGGATTACTGATCAATGTCGGCACGATAACTTCAAACGATGCAAAAGCCATGAAAATCGCCGCAACCGTCGCTCATCAGACGAACATTCCTTGGGTAGTTGATCCTGTCGCCGCAGGAGCGCTCGGATTTAGAACGGAAGTGACCAAAGAATTACTCGGCTTAAAACCAACTGTAATTAGAGGAAACGCCTCCGAAATCCTTACGTTAGCCGGAATAGCAGGTAAAGGAAAGGGAGTCGATTCGACGGTGAGTTCCAAGGATGCCCTACCCTACGCGCAAGAGCTTTCCGAAAAAACCGGCGCGGTTGTCGCCGTAAGCGGCGAAGTGGATTACGTAACGAACGGAAAAGAAACCGTCTCGATCCGCGGAGGAGACCCGATTATGACCAAGATAACCGGTGTCGGTTGCTCTTTGGGTGCGTTGATCGCTTCTTTTTTGGGGGTTCAAAAGGATCCGTTACGAGCATCCGCATCTGCTTCCGCGGTGTTTGCGATTGCAGGTTCTCGTTCGGCGAAAGAATCGAACGGTCCCGGAAGTTTTGCGGTAAACTTTTTAGACCAATTAAGCCGACTTTCGATCGAATAA
- a CDS encoding glycerol kinase 5: MTNAQGKYVLSIDSGGSGIRAFLLDRKGKITERQYEKTPPNIPEIGALEHDPEVLWKSLLSLLKKIQKNKQVAKEIAALGICNQRGSFLLWEKSSGKPLTPLISWADVRSHKTAEAMNRNPIWKIIRFVSTLVGRLTNHPMMIATSMLRFTTDHATCRLKWVLDENPELKRRCKKGEILFGTLDTWFIHKLTGGKQHLTDSSNAVATGMFNPFQLIWNQPILTIFGIPANLFPEVKDSNGDFGHSLPEFLGGHSIPIRASIGDQMAALFGQCCFEPGEVKISQGSGAFVDINIGPKAKLSRRGLFPMIAWRIDGKTTYMLEGYVATAGTLIDWLGKGIGLSDTPKVLNELAAQAEDTEGIVFIPTPTGARFPYFNPRAKASVIGLSLASHRRHVARAVLEGIALSLYEILEGIQQDTKVKIKDIKVDGGVSQSDILLQCLSDFSNVRVDRAPEPDMTATGAAYLAGLSIGFWKNLGELKSLQKGYKSFEPKMDSTQRAQKIQRWKKAVAATLFIE, translated from the coding sequence ATGACCAATGCACAGGGGAAATACGTCCTTTCCATCGATAGCGGAGGAAGTGGAATTCGTGCGTTTTTATTGGATAGAAAAGGTAAAATCACCGAACGACAATATGAAAAAACTCCTCCGAACATCCCCGAAATAGGGGCCTTAGAGCACGATCCGGAAGTTCTATGGAAGTCTCTACTTTCTCTTTTGAAAAAAATACAAAAGAATAAACAAGTCGCGAAAGAAATAGCCGCATTAGGAATTTGTAATCAAAGAGGATCCTTTCTACTATGGGAAAAATCTTCCGGCAAACCCTTGACCCCTTTGATCAGTTGGGCGGATGTACGTTCGCACAAAACCGCAGAGGCGATGAATCGGAACCCAATCTGGAAAATCATTCGTTTTGTTTCCACACTCGTCGGAAGATTGACAAATCATCCGATGATGATCGCCACTTCCATGCTTAGGTTTACAACCGATCACGCAACTTGTAGACTAAAATGGGTCTTGGACGAAAATCCGGAGTTAAAACGCAGATGTAAAAAGGGCGAAATTCTTTTCGGCACCTTGGATACCTGGTTCATTCATAAACTTACAGGCGGGAAACAACATCTTACTGATTCGTCTAACGCAGTCGCAACTGGAATGTTCAATCCCTTCCAATTGATTTGGAATCAACCGATCCTTACGATTTTTGGAATTCCCGCAAATCTGTTTCCGGAAGTGAAAGACAGCAACGGAGACTTCGGCCATTCCTTGCCTGAGTTTTTAGGAGGACATTCGATACCGATTCGAGCATCGATCGGTGATCAGATGGCCGCTCTTTTCGGTCAATGTTGTTTTGAGCCGGGCGAAGTGAAAATCTCCCAAGGCTCCGGAGCTTTCGTAGATATCAACATCGGCCCCAAAGCAAAACTATCCCGACGCGGACTTTTTCCTATGATCGCTTGGAGAATCGACGGTAAAACTACGTATATGTTGGAAGGATACGTTGCGACTGCCGGCACTCTGATTGACTGGCTGGGGAAAGGAATCGGACTTTCCGACACCCCTAAGGTCCTCAATGAACTCGCGGCGCAAGCCGAAGATACGGAAGGAATCGTTTTTATTCCAACTCCCACAGGCGCTCGATTTCCCTACTTTAATCCTCGCGCTAAGGCTTCGGTTATCGGCCTTTCTCTTGCATCCCATAGAAGGCATGTTGCGAGAGCCGTCTTGGAAGGAATTGCTCTCAGCCTCTATGAAATCTTGGAAGGGATTCAACAAGACACAAAAGTCAAAATTAAGGATATCAAAGTGGACGGAGGAGTTTCTCAATCCGATATTTTACTCCAATGTCTTTCGGATTTTTCAAACGTGAGAGTGGATCGTGCTCCCGAGCCGGATATGACCGCGACAGGCGCAGCGTATCTTGCGGGTTTATCCATCGGCTTTTGGAAAAATTTAGGCGAACTCAAAAGTTTACAAAAAGGTTATAAATCTTTCGAACCGAAAATGGATTCGACCCAAAGAGCCCAAAAGATTCAGCGCTGGAAGAAGGCAGTTGCAGCAACTCTTTTCATCGAATGA